One part of the Pyruvatibacter sp. genome encodes these proteins:
- a CDS encoding metalloregulator ArsR/SmtB family transcription factor, translating to MESLLQVLRAAGETTRLRLLATLGESELSVSEITHVLRQSQPRVSRHLKLLTDAGLITRFREGSWVFYRLETRGPYGELAHKLLELLPADDPVVMRDRERLADVRAERAQQAAEYFKANAAEWSEVRALYVPEQQVEEAVTSMMEAERVPVLIDLGTGTAQMLELLSGIAETAIGYDISHDMLNVARANLERKGLTHCHVRYGDILLLPEPAGSADVVVIHQVLHFLDDPRAAVVEAARLLKPGGRLLIVDFAPHEVESLRESHAHRRLGFPRTEMADFVSDAGLDMSAVRDLPPGQGDSAQLTVSIWLAAKPHDAQRNRSHLNQKQADVQKESV from the coding sequence ATGGAATCGCTATTGCAGGTATTGAGGGCGGCGGGGGAAACCACGCGCCTGCGGCTGCTTGCGACGCTTGGGGAAAGCGAATTGTCGGTTTCAGAAATTACTCACGTGCTGCGCCAGAGCCAGCCCAGGGTCAGCCGACATCTCAAACTGCTGACTGATGCGGGCCTCATCACCCGCTTCAGGGAAGGCAGTTGGGTATTTTACCGGCTTGAAACGCGCGGACCTTATGGCGAGCTTGCGCACAAGCTGCTCGAGCTTCTGCCAGCAGATGACCCGGTCGTCATGCGTGACCGCGAGCGGCTTGCAGACGTGCGGGCCGAGCGGGCGCAACAGGCAGCGGAATACTTCAAGGCCAATGCTGCTGAGTGGAGCGAAGTGCGGGCTCTTTATGTGCCTGAGCAGCAGGTGGAGGAAGCTGTCACCTCGATGATGGAAGCTGAGCGCGTACCGGTATTGATCGACCTTGGCACCGGCACCGCGCAGATGCTTGAGCTGTTGTCGGGCATTGCTGAAACCGCCATTGGCTACGACATTAGCCACGACATGCTGAACGTTGCGCGCGCCAACCTTGAGCGCAAGGGGCTGACGCACTGCCATGTGCGCTACGGCGATATTTTGTTGTTGCCGGAGCCTGCTGGTTCGGCAGATGTGGTGGTGATCCACCAGGTGTTGCATTTTCTGGATGATCCGCGCGCGGCGGTCGTTGAAGCCGCACGTTTGCTCAAGCCAGGTGGTCGCTTGCTGATTGTTGATTTCGCGCCCCATGAGGTCGAGTCATTGCGCGAAAGCCACGCCCACCGTCGTCTTGGGTTTCCCCGCACAGAAATGGCTGATTTTGTCAGCGATGCGGGGCTGGATATGTCGGCGGTGCGCGACCTGCCACCCGGGCAAGGCGACAGCGCCCAACTCACAGTTTCGATCTGGCTTGCTGCAAAGCCGCATGACGCACAGCGCAACCGGTCACACCTCAACCAGAAACAAGCCGATGTACAAAAGGAGAGCGTTTGA
- a CDS encoding ABC transporter substrate-binding protein has product MSTTAIIRHTAHDSTALALRLFSSKLTSLFALAALMIGLSVTHAQADDASKAYVKDLGEAAIAILSDKELDAAQTEDKFRTLLLSALDIRRVGLFALGQYARLPTPEQKETYFDLLGEFIVKVYLGRLTGYSDQQFLVLDSVEKGNKGREVIVDSKITFAEGNEPLRVEWWLIRDKDGSFRVFDVNVAGIWMAQEQRGAFSSQIRNNGGSFEALLDHLRKQAGTRAGQNTQTTTTEPVPQTTATEDVTQDADDAS; this is encoded by the coding sequence ATGTCTACAACGGCTATTATCCGCCACACTGCTCACGACAGCACTGCGCTCGCGCTGCGGTTGTTTAGCAGCAAGCTGACATCGCTTTTCGCCCTCGCGGCACTGATGATTGGCCTGTCCGTGACCCACGCACAGGCAGACGATGCCTCCAAGGCTTACGTCAAGGATCTGGGCGAAGCCGCAATCGCCATTCTGAGCGACAAAGAGCTTGATGCCGCCCAGACCGAAGACAAGTTCCGCACCCTGCTGCTGAGCGCGCTCGACATTCGCCGCGTTGGTCTGTTTGCACTGGGTCAGTACGCGCGCCTGCCTACGCCGGAGCAAAAGGAAACTTACTTCGACCTGCTGGGTGAGTTCATTGTCAAAGTCTATCTGGGCCGTCTGACCGGCTATTCAGATCAGCAGTTTTTGGTTCTGGACAGCGTGGAAAAAGGCAACAAAGGCCGCGAGGTCATTGTCGACAGCAAGATCACTTTCGCAGAGGGCAATGAGCCGCTGCGTGTGGAGTGGTGGCTCATCCGCGACAAGGACGGGTCTTTTCGGGTTTTTGACGTGAACGTTGCCGGCATCTGGATGGCACAGGAGCAACGAGGCGCGTTTTCCTCGCAGATCCGCAACAATGGCGGCAGTTTCGAGGCGCTGCTTGACCACTTACGAAAACAAGCCGGTACCCGGGCTGGGCAGAACACACAAACCACGACAACCGAACCAGTACCGCAAACAACGGCCACAGAAGACGTAACCCAGGACGCAGACGACGCCAGCTAG
- a CDS encoding DMT family transporter, with the protein MTTPHLAFMVLINLIWGFALVAGKGSLEHFPPFLFMALRFGMVALVLLPFLAIHWGRMREVLLIALCAGPIGFGFFFAGLAIADASVVAIAGQLGVPIATIFSVMFLGEKVRWRRWLGITLAFLGIMVISFDPRVFGFIEGLIFILCSAIVGSFGTILQRRLKGVGTFELQAWIAVVAFPCSLLATYLFEAGDPVALMESANWIEWGGIVYVAFASSLVGHAGIYWLLQRYEVSQTAPYTLLAPLFTVIFGVWLLGDMLTWRMVAGGSITLVGVLIISMREKEFTERLPRGA; encoded by the coding sequence ATGACCACGCCGCATCTTGCCTTCATGGTTCTCATCAACCTTATCTGGGGGTTTGCGCTTGTCGCGGGCAAGGGCTCGCTTGAGCATTTCCCGCCGTTTCTGTTTATGGCGCTGCGCTTTGGCATGGTGGCGCTGGTGCTGCTGCCGTTCCTTGCCATTCATTGGGGACGGATGCGTGAGGTTTTGCTCATAGCATTGTGTGCCGGCCCCATCGGCTTTGGTTTTTTCTTTGCCGGTCTTGCCATTGCAGATGCCTCTGTTGTGGCAATTGCGGGGCAACTTGGGGTGCCGATCGCGACCATTTTCTCAGTCATGTTTCTGGGCGAAAAAGTGCGCTGGCGGCGCTGGCTTGGCATCACGCTGGCGTTTTTGGGCATCATGGTCATCAGCTTTGATCCGCGGGTGTTCGGCTTCATTGAAGGGCTGATCTTTATTCTGTGTTCGGCCATCGTGGGCTCGTTCGGCACCATCCTGCAGCGGCGACTCAAGGGCGTGGGCACGTTTGAATTGCAGGCGTGGATTGCCGTCGTTGCGTTCCCCTGTTCGCTGCTGGCTACATATTTGTTTGAAGCTGGAGATCCTGTGGCGCTGATGGAAAGCGCCAACTGGATTGAGTGGGGCGGCATTGTATATGTGGCCTTCGCCTCCAGTCTTGTGGGCCATGCGGGCATTTATTGGCTGCTGCAACGCTATGAAGTGTCACAAACCGCTCCCTACACGCTGCTTGCACCGCTGTTTACGGTTATCTTCGGCGTTTGGCTGTTGGGTGATATGCTCACCTGGCGCATGGTGGCCGGTGGTTCCATCACACTTGTTGGCGTGCTGATTATCTCCATGCGCGAAAAAGAGTTCACCGAACGTCTGCCCCGCGGTGCCTGA
- a CDS encoding EamA family transporter, which yields MTPPHLALILIVCLVWGFNFVVAKVAVVEISPMMLAGSRFALLTVVLIPFLKVVPGQMWRIAAVAVTMGGAHFALMFAALDISDNVSVIAIGVQLNVPFATLLSVFVLREQVGWRRWLGMGIAFGGVMLISFDPAVFTALEGMALVIIAAFMAALGMIFMRQMVGVGVFTLQAWIAILSWPPLFLLTALFEPHEFARTLDASWLAWSAVLYTAAGASLLGHVGMYYLLQRYEVSLISPITLLAPVIGVFFGVTLWGDELSWRMIVGGLMTLGGVLAIALRKPPPADPKALAVKAAAG from the coding sequence ATGACCCCGCCGCATCTCGCTCTCATTCTGATCGTCTGTCTTGTCTGGGGCTTCAACTTTGTTGTGGCCAAGGTAGCTGTTGTCGAGATTTCACCGATGATGCTGGCGGGCAGCCGGTTCGCGCTGCTCACGGTGGTGCTGATCCCGTTCCTTAAAGTCGTGCCGGGTCAGATGTGGCGGATAGCAGCGGTGGCCGTCACCATGGGCGGCGCGCATTTTGCGCTGATGTTTGCGGCGCTTGATATTTCAGACAATGTGTCGGTCATCGCCATCGGTGTGCAGCTCAACGTACCGTTCGCGACGCTGCTGTCGGTGTTCGTGCTGCGCGAACAGGTGGGGTGGAGGCGCTGGCTGGGCATGGGCATCGCGTTTGGTGGTGTCATGCTCATCAGCTTCGACCCTGCGGTGTTTACAGCGCTCGAAGGCATGGCGCTGGTCATTATTGCAGCCTTCATGGCAGCGCTTGGCATGATCTTCATGCGGCAGATGGTGGGCGTTGGCGTGTTCACGTTGCAGGCGTGGATCGCAATTTTGTCATGGCCGCCGCTGTTTTTGCTCACCGCCCTTTTTGAACCACACGAGTTTGCCCGCACACTGGATGCAAGCTGGCTGGCGTGGAGTGCCGTTTTGTACACTGCCGCAGGTGCCAGCCTGCTGGGCCATGTGGGGATGTATTACCTGCTGCAACGCTACGAAGTGTCGCTGATCTCGCCGATCACGCTGCTGGCCCCGGTCATCGGCGTGTTCTTCGGCGTCACGTTGTGGGGCGACGAATTGTCGTGGCGCATGATTGTAGGTGGGCTGATGACGCTTGGCGGGGTGCTGGCCATTGCGCTGCGCAAGCCGCCACCTGCTGATCCCAAAGCGCTCGCTGTAAAAGCGGCGGCAGGCTGA
- the metF gene encoding methylenetetrahydrofolate reductase [NAD(P)H]: protein MATGNGDTQAGPKTATASGIEVSFEFFPPKTEKMEETLWQSVKRLEPLHPRFVSVTYGAGGSTRERTHATVKRIVDETSLKPAAHLTCVEATREEIDDVIREYWEAGVRHIVALRGDPPSGIGEKYVPFDGGYANAAELAAGISKIAPFEISVGCYPEKHPESASYDADLDLLKAKIDGGATRAISQFFVEPDVFLRYVDRARSAGIEIPIVPGIMPVGNVAGYLRMSEATGAGVPDWFRERFEGLDDDPETRRLVALAVAAEQVQKLADQGMRQFHIYTLNRAETAVALCHILGVRPNKPLAA, encoded by the coding sequence ATGGCCACGGGTAATGGCGATACGCAGGCGGGGCCGAAGACCGCAACAGCTTCTGGAATCGAAGTCTCGTTCGAGTTCTTTCCACCCAAAACCGAAAAGATGGAAGAGACGCTGTGGCAGTCGGTCAAAAGGCTGGAGCCGCTGCATCCGCGCTTTGTGTCGGTGACCTATGGCGCAGGCGGGTCAACGCGCGAGCGGACGCACGCAACGGTCAAGCGCATTGTGGACGAGACATCGCTCAAACCGGCAGCGCATCTCACTTGCGTTGAGGCAACCCGCGAGGAGATCGATGATGTCATTCGTGAGTATTGGGAAGCAGGTGTGCGCCACATTGTGGCGCTGCGCGGCGACCCGCCTTCCGGCATCGGTGAAAAATACGTGCCGTTTGACGGCGGATATGCAAATGCAGCCGAGCTTGCGGCTGGCATCTCCAAAATTGCGCCGTTTGAGATATCGGTTGGTTGCTACCCCGAAAAGCACCCTGAGAGCGCCAGCTATGACGCCGACCTTGATCTGCTGAAAGCAAAGATCGACGGCGGAGCCACGCGCGCCATCAGTCAGTTCTTTGTCGAGCCGGATGTGTTCCTGCGGTATGTGGATCGTGCGCGCAGTGCGGGCATCGAGATACCGATCGTGCCGGGCATCATGCCGGTGGGCAATGTGGCGGGCTATCTGCGCATGTCCGAGGCGACAGGAGCAGGCGTGCCGGACTGGTTTCGCGAGCGGTTTGAGGGTCTGGATGATGATCCTGAAACGCGTCGGCTTGTGGCGCTTGCGGTTGCCGCAGAGCAGGTTCAAAAGCTGGCCGACCAGGGAATGCGGCAGTTCCACATCTATACGCTGAACCGCGCGGAAACTGCGGTTGCGTTGTGTCACATACTGGGAGTGCGCCCTAACAAGCCGCTGGCAGCCTGA
- a CDS encoding molecular chaperone DjiA, translating into MTLWDRITGTAQTVLDTLKSAVGSGEGGPGIAFTIAVIALSAKMAKADGVVTPDEVEAFSQVFAVDPQDAAHVSRVFNMARRDVAGFDSYARQIAQMFEDNPGVLEDLMDGLFHIARADGVVHEDELIFLRDVAGIFGFSDFEFARIRATNTGEAVVDPYLVLGVTPDASDADLKRAYRRAVSENHPDRLMARGVPPEFVALANDKLATINMAWGELKKLRSIT; encoded by the coding sequence ATGACACTCTGGGATCGCATCACCGGCACGGCGCAGACTGTGCTCGACACGCTTAAAAGCGCTGTTGGGTCCGGCGAGGGCGGCCCTGGCATCGCCTTCACGATCGCCGTTATAGCGCTGTCGGCCAAAATGGCGAAGGCGGACGGTGTGGTGACGCCTGACGAGGTGGAAGCTTTCTCGCAGGTATTTGCGGTAGACCCGCAAGATGCAGCCCATGTCTCGCGCGTTTTCAACATGGCGCGGCGCGATGTCGCGGGGTTTGACAGCTACGCACGGCAGATTGCCCAGATGTTCGAGGACAATCCAGGTGTGCTCGAGGACCTGATGGACGGGTTGTTTCATATCGCCCGCGCGGACGGTGTGGTGCATGAAGATGAGCTGATATTCCTGCGTGATGTCGCCGGCATTTTCGGCTTTTCAGACTTCGAGTTTGCCCGCATCCGTGCCACCAACACCGGCGAGGCTGTGGTGGACCCTTATCTGGTGCTGGGCGTTACGCCGGATGCGTCTGATGCGGACCTCAAAAGGGCGTATCGCCGGGCGGTTTCGGAAAATCATCCTGACAGGCTGATGGCGCGTGGCGTGCCGCCTGAGTTCGTGGCGCTTGCAAACGACAAGCTGGCCACAATCAATATGGCGTGGGGAGAGTTGAAGAAACTGCGGTCAATTACCTGA
- a CDS encoding hydantoinase B/oxoprolinase family protein has translation MTHDAHTRWDFWIDRGGTFTDVVARDPDGVLHTAKLLSENPGVYDDAALEAIARFLKTAPGTALPADRIGAIKMGTTVATNALLERKGEPTLFVTTQGFKDALRIGYQARPDIFKLAISLPELLYSHVIEVTERIAAEGQVLTPLDENAARTALQAVFQGGIRAVAICLMHGYRYAQHEERLVQIARHIGFTQISASHSTSPLMKFVSRGDTTVVDAYLSPILRRYVDRVAQALDRDTTNTRLMFMQSSGGLTDADLFQGKDAILSGPAGGVVGAVETSRMAGHINIIGFDMGGTSTDVCHYDGTFERAYETEVAGVRMRAPMMRIHTVAAGGGSLLTFDGSRMRVGPDSAGADPGPTAYRRGGPLTVTDANVMTGKLSPAYFPEIFGPNGDQPLDADAVAHKFGTLADEINAATKGGQSPEQIAEGFLTIAIENMAQAIKKISVQRGYDVTRYALTSFGGAGGQHACLVADALGMTTCLIHPMSGLLSAYGMGLADIRATRAHALNQPLDAQGFEALTALLHDLGAAAKAEVLAQGVGQDHIRLEPTVHVRYAGTDTALEVPFGPAVDIEAAFHEAHRQRFGFSSPGQTIIVEAAAQEAIGSEPRPQAPPAISAQAAYPARAHTTKKAFMRGAWHDVPVVMRDEAQPGACITGPAILIEPHQTIVIEPGWRADVAADNTVILTRAETRVRSTAIGTTADPVMLEVFNNLFMSVAEQMGFTLEKTAHSVNIKERLDFSCAIFDSDGHLVANAPHIPVHLGSMGASVESIITQHPDMHPGDVFVLNAPYNGGTHLPDITVIKPVFNNEGTQRLFFTAARGHHADIGGIAPGSMPSNSRSVDDEGVLFEGEKLVDAGTFRNTAIRARLTEGTHPARNPDQNIADLRAQIAACEKGAQELARMVTLYGLDAVHAYMRHVQDNAEEAVRRVITTLKPGTFELTMDNGAVIRLAIDIDAAARTATIDFTGTSAQLPSNFNAPDAVTRAAVLYVFRCLVDDDIPLNAGCLAPINLIIPDGSFLKPHYPAAVVAGNVETSQAITDALFGALGVMAAAQGTMNNLTFGNDTYQYYETIAGGSGAGATFNGASAVQTHMTNSRLTDPEVLESRYPVILRRFDIRSGSGGAGAHTGGDGVIREITFREPMSVSILSQRRTTAPFGLSGGKAGSTGENAVERAAGNTEKLTACDQTTMNAGDTIIISTPGGGGFGKL, from the coding sequence ATGACACACGACGCACACACCAGGTGGGACTTCTGGATCGACCGTGGCGGCACCTTCACGGATGTCGTGGCACGCGACCCCGATGGCGTTTTGCACACCGCCAAACTGTTGTCTGAAAATCCCGGCGTCTATGACGATGCGGCCCTTGAAGCCATCGCGCGGTTCCTGAAAACCGCACCTGGCACGGCGCTCCCTGCCGACAGGATTGGCGCCATCAAGATGGGCACGACTGTTGCCACCAACGCACTGCTGGAGCGCAAGGGCGAACCCACGCTGTTTGTGACCACCCAAGGCTTCAAGGACGCTCTGCGCATCGGGTATCAGGCGCGGCCAGATATCTTCAAGCTGGCCATCAGTCTTCCTGAACTGCTTTACAGCCACGTCATCGAAGTGACCGAGCGCATCGCTGCCGAAGGCCAGGTGCTGACGCCGCTTGACGAAAACGCCGCGCGCACCGCGCTGCAGGCTGTGTTTCAAGGCGGCATCCGCGCCGTCGCCATCTGCCTCATGCACGGCTACCGTTATGCACAGCACGAAGAGCGCCTTGTGCAGATCGCCCGCCACATTGGCTTTACCCAAATATCTGCAAGCCACTCCACCAGCCCGCTGATGAAGTTTGTAAGCCGCGGCGACACAACAGTGGTGGACGCCTATCTGTCGCCGATCCTGCGCCGTTACGTTGACCGCGTCGCGCAGGCCCTTGACCGCGACACAACCAACACACGACTGATGTTCATGCAGTCCTCCGGCGGGCTGACCGATGCCGATCTATTTCAGGGCAAGGATGCCATCCTGTCAGGGCCGGCGGGCGGTGTTGTCGGTGCGGTCGAGACCAGCCGCATGGCTGGGCATATCAACATCATCGGCTTCGATATGGGTGGCACCTCAACGGATGTGTGTCACTACGACGGCACGTTCGAGCGCGCCTACGAAACCGAAGTGGCAGGTGTACGTATGCGCGCACCAATGATGCGCATTCATACGGTGGCCGCAGGTGGCGGCTCTTTGTTGACCTTCGATGGCAGCCGAATGCGCGTGGGGCCTGACAGCGCGGGTGCTGACCCCGGCCCCACCGCCTACAGGCGTGGCGGCCCGCTGACCGTAACCGACGCGAACGTGATGACCGGCAAACTAAGCCCGGCGTATTTTCCCGAAATCTTCGGGCCGAACGGCGACCAGCCCCTCGATGCTGATGCGGTTGCTCACAAGTTCGGTACCCTCGCTGACGAAATCAACGCTGCCACGAAGGGCGGCCAAAGCCCTGAACAGATCGCCGAGGGGTTTTTGACGATCGCTATCGAGAACATGGCGCAGGCGATCAAAAAAATATCGGTTCAGCGGGGCTACGACGTAACCCGCTATGCCCTGACGAGCTTTGGCGGTGCCGGAGGTCAGCACGCCTGCCTCGTGGCCGATGCGTTGGGCATGACCACCTGCCTGATCCACCCGATGTCGGGCCTGCTGTCGGCCTACGGCATGGGCCTTGCCGATATTCGCGCCACCCGCGCGCACGCCCTGAACCAGCCGCTGGACGCACAGGGGTTTGAGGCACTGACAGCTCTGCTGCATGACCTTGGTGCTGCCGCAAAGGCAGAGGTGCTGGCTCAGGGCGTGGGCCAGGACCACATACGGCTGGAACCTACCGTGCACGTCCGGTACGCAGGCACTGACACAGCCCTTGAAGTGCCTTTTGGACCAGCCGTTGATATTGAAGCAGCGTTCCACGAAGCACACCGCCAGCGGTTTGGGTTTTCATCGCCCGGCCAGACCATCATTGTGGAAGCCGCAGCCCAGGAAGCCATCGGCAGCGAGCCTCGTCCGCAGGCACCGCCGGCGATATCTGCGCAAGCGGCATATCCGGCCCGCGCGCATACAACTAAGAAGGCGTTCATGCGAGGCGCATGGCATGACGTGCCGGTGGTTATGCGTGATGAAGCACAACCCGGTGCCTGCATAACCGGCCCGGCCATTCTGATTGAGCCACATCAGACCATTGTCATAGAGCCGGGCTGGCGCGCAGATGTTGCCGCCGACAACACCGTGATTCTGACCCGCGCCGAAACCCGCGTCCGCAGTACTGCTATCGGCACAACCGCAGACCCGGTGATGCTGGAAGTATTCAACAACCTGTTCATGTCGGTTGCCGAGCAGATGGGTTTCACGCTGGAGAAAACCGCCCACTCGGTAAACATCAAGGAGCGGCTGGACTTCTCCTGTGCGATTTTTGACAGCGACGGTCATCTGGTTGCCAACGCGCCGCATATCCCCGTGCATCTGGGGTCTATGGGGGCAAGCGTTGAAAGCATCATCACCCAACATCCCGACATGCACCCCGGCGACGTGTTTGTGCTCAACGCCCCCTACAATGGCGGCACGCATCTGCCGGATATCACCGTTATCAAACCCGTGTTCAACAATGAGGGTACGCAGCGTCTGTTCTTCACAGCCGCCCGTGGACACCACGCAGACATCGGCGGCATTGCCCCCGGGTCCATGCCCTCAAACTCCCGCAGCGTGGATGACGAAGGCGTGTTGTTTGAAGGCGAGAAACTGGTGGACGCAGGCACATTTCGCAACACCGCCATACGCGCGCGCCTGACCGAAGGCACCCACCCTGCGCGCAACCCTGACCAGAACATCGCTGACCTGCGCGCGCAGATTGCCGCCTGTGAAAAAGGCGCTCAGGAACTGGCCCGCATGGTCACACTTTATGGGCTGGACGCCGTGCACGCTTATATGCGTCACGTTCAGGACAACGCCGAAGAGGCCGTACGCCGCGTCATCACAACGCTCAAACCGGGCACGTTTGAACTGACGATGGACAACGGCGCTGTCATAAGACTGGCCATAGACATTGACGCGGCGGCGCGCACCGCGACCATCGATTTCACCGGCACCAGCGCCCAACTGCCCTCAAACTTCAATGCGCCTGATGCGGTCACGCGGGCCGCTGTTTTGTATGTCTTCCGCTGTCTTGTGGACGATGACATTCCGCTCAATGCAGGCTGCCTTGCTCCCATCAACCTGATTATTCCTGACGGCTCATTCCTTAAGCCGCACTATCCCGCTGCCGTTGTGGCAGGCAATGTGGAAACCAGTCAGGCCATCACCGACGCCTTGTTCGGTGCACTGGGCGTCATGGCCGCCGCCCAAGGCACCATGAACAACCTCACCTTTGGCAATGACACCTACCAGTATTACGAAACGATCGCCGGAGGCTCCGGCGCTGGCGCGACCTTCAATGGCGCAAGCGCTGTACAAACGCACATGACGAACTCCCGCCTCACCGACCCTGAAGTGCTTGAAAGCAGATACCCCGTTATATTGCGCCGGTTCGATATCCGCTCAGGTTCTGGTGGTGCAGGCGCACACACCGGCGGCGACGGCGTTATACGCGAAATCACTTTTCGTGAGCCGATGTCCGTCTCCATCCTGTCGCAACGCCGAACGACCGCGCCCTTTGGGCTGTCCGGTGGCAAAGCAGGGTCGACAGGTGAAAACGCCGTTGAACGGGCGGCAGGAAACACTGAAAAACTCACGGCCTGCGACCAGACAACGATGAATGCGGGCGACACCATCATTATCAGCACACCCGGTGGCGGCGGGTTCGGTAAACTTTAG
- a CDS encoding VacJ family lipoprotein, translating to MNTKAANTKDISQAGMSGTSLVVVVAIALTLGACATRPDPGDQPAVAAYQEANDPIEPLNRYFFAVNDQLLDGLILKPAAQGYDAVLPRVAKDSIRHFLDNLRTPVILVNDVLQGEWDRAGTTITRFGINSTAGVGGLLDPATDWGYARHGEDFGQTLAVWGTGEGPYVYLPLLGPAPPRDLAGFVVDQAFDPLTYVFWNSDSIIPTARFAINGLDLRARNLGTLDEIERTSVDYYAALRSLYRQSRNNEIANGTIDPNRLPDISDIDYDYEFDAETPANDAIETQPSPASGQNTGI from the coding sequence GTGAATACGAAAGCGGCAAACACCAAAGATATTTCGCAGGCTGGCATGTCCGGCACCAGTCTGGTTGTTGTTGTGGCAATTGCCCTGACCCTTGGTGCATGTGCGACACGCCCTGATCCGGGCGACCAGCCAGCTGTTGCCGCATATCAGGAAGCCAACGATCCCATCGAGCCGCTGAACCGCTACTTCTTCGCGGTCAATGACCAACTGCTTGACGGTCTCATCCTGAAGCCAGCCGCGCAGGGCTACGACGCCGTATTGCCGCGCGTTGCAAAAGATTCCATCCGCCACTTCCTCGACAATCTGCGCACGCCGGTAATTCTCGTGAACGACGTGCTGCAGGGAGAATGGGACCGCGCGGGCACAACGATCACACGCTTTGGCATCAACAGCACAGCCGGCGTCGGCGGCCTGCTGGATCCCGCAACAGACTGGGGCTATGCGCGCCACGGCGAAGATTTCGGCCAGACACTGGCTGTATGGGGCACCGGCGAAGGCCCCTATGTGTATCTGCCGCTGCTGGGGCCTGCCCCGCCCCGCGACCTCGCAGGCTTTGTTGTCGATCAGGCATTTGACCCGCTGACCTATGTATTCTGGAACAGCGACAGCATCATCCCCACAGCGCGGTTCGCTATTAATGGCCTTGACCTGCGCGCCCGTAACCTGGGCACGCTGGACGAGATCGAACGCACATCCGTTGACTATTATGCAGCCCTGCGCAGCCTGTACCGCCAGAGCCGCAACAACGAAATTGCTAACGGCACCATTGACCCAAATCGCCTGCCGGACATCTCCGACATCGACTACGACTATGAGTTTGATGCAGAGACACCAGCCAATGACGCAATCGAGACACAGCCGTCACCTGCAAGCGGTCAAAACACGGGCATTTGA
- a CDS encoding N-acetylmuramoyl-L-alanine amidase: MNIAGRWSPNFDARANNCAPNMVVLHYTGMETAQAALERLQDPEAKVSAHYLIDEAGRTFALVPEPERAWHAGVACWGGETDVNSLSIGIELANTGHEFGYPDFPDAQIASLLELMAEIFSRWPISPARVVGHSDVAPMRKSDPGEKFPWKRLADAGFAIWVEPAPLVAGPTLGPGDTGDAVKDLQAALMVAGYDIEADGVYDDKTRAAVTAFQRRQRPQSVDGIADRSTLQTLVRFLAALKSVR, translated from the coding sequence ATGAATATCGCGGGTCGCTGGTCGCCCAATTTTGATGCCCGCGCCAACAACTGCGCCCCCAACATGGTGGTATTGCATTACACCGGCATGGAGACAGCACAGGCGGCACTTGAGCGATTGCAGGATCCCGAGGCCAAGGTCTCGGCGCACTATCTCATTGATGAAGCAGGCCGCACTTTTGCACTGGTGCCGGAGCCTGAGCGGGCATGGCACGCCGGCGTTGCATGTTGGGGCGGCGAGACGGATGTCAATTCGCTGTCCATTGGCATTGAGCTTGCCAATACCGGCCACGAGTTTGGCTATCCGGATTTTCCCGATGCGCAAATAGCATCGCTTCTTGAGTTGATGGCTGAGATTTTCAGCCGCTGGCCGATCTCGCCCGCGCGCGTGGTTGGGCACTCCGATGTGGCGCCAATGCGCAAATCAGATCCTGGCGAAAAGTTTCCCTGGAAACGCCTGGCCGACGCGGGCTTTGCCATCTGGGTTGAGCCTGCACCGCTGGTCGCGGGGCCGACGCTTGGCCCAGGGGACACGGGTGATGCCGTCAAAGACCTGCAAGCGGCGTTGATGGTTGCGGGGTACGACATTGAGGCTGATGGCGTTTATGACGACAAGACGCGTGCTGCGGTTACCGCGTTCCAGCGCCGCCAGCGACCACAAAGCGTTGACGGGATTGCTGACAGATCAACCCTCCAAACGCTTGTTCGTTTTCTGGCGGCGCTAAAGTCCGTGCGTTGA